A portion of the Bacteroides faecium genome contains these proteins:
- the rpsF gene encoding 30S ribosomal protein S6 → MNQYETVFILTPVLSDVQMKEAVEKFKGILQAEGAEIINEENWGLKKLAYPIQKKSTGFYQLVEFNADPTVIDKLELNFRRDERVIRFLTFKMDKYAAEYAAKRRSVKSNKKED, encoded by the coding sequence ATGAATCAATACGAAACCGTTTTCATTTTAACTCCCGTTTTGTCTGATGTTCAGATGAAGGAAGCGGTAGAAAAATTCAAAGGTATTCTTCAAGCTGAAGGTGCTGAGATTATCAATGAGGAAAACTGGGGACTGAAGAAATTGGCTTATCCAATTCAGAAGAAGTCTACAGGTTTTTATCAGTTGGTTGAGTTCAATGCAGATCCTACTGTAATTGACAAGCTGGAACTAAACTTCCGTCGTGACGAACGCGTTATCCGCTTCTTGACTTTCAAGATGGATAAGTATGCTGCAGAATATGCTGCTAAAAGAAGAAGTGTTAAATCAAACAAAAAGGAGGATTAA
- the rplI gene encoding 50S ribosomal protein L9, whose translation MEIILKEDVVNLGYKNDIVNVKSGYGRNYLIPTGKAVIASPSAKKMLAEELKQRAHKLEKIKKDAEAAAAKLEGVTLTIATKVSSTGTIFGSVGNIQIAEALTKLGHEIDRKIIVVKDAVKEVGSYKAIVKLHKEVSVEIPFEVVAE comes from the coding sequence ATGGAAATTATTTTAAAAGAAGACGTAGTAAACTTGGGATATAAGAACGATATCGTAAACGTGAAATCCGGATACGGTCGTAATTATCTGATCCCGACTGGAAAAGCTGTTATCGCTTCTCCTTCTGCAAAGAAAATGTTGGCTGAAGAACTGAAACAACGCGCTCACAAGCTTGAGAAAATCAAGAAGGATGCTGAAGCTGCTGCTGCTAAGTTGGAAGGCGTAACTTTGACTATTGCAACTAAAGTTAGCTCAACTGGTACTATCTTCGGTTCTGTTGGTAACATCCAGATCGCTGAAGCATTGACTAAGCTGGGTCACGAAATCGACAGAAAGATCATCGTTGTAAAAGACGCTGTGAAAGAAGTTGGTAGCTACAAGGCGATAGTTAAACTTCACAAGGAAGTTTCGGTAGAAATTCCTTTCGAGGTAGTTGCTGAATAA
- a CDS encoding MarR family winged helix-turn-helix transcriptional regulator: MIEQFNFDIRLIFAILNGKVSAAINRKLYRNFRQNGLEISPEQWTVLIFLWEKDGVTQQELCNATFKDKPSMTRLIDNMERQHLVVRISDKKDRRTNLIHLTKDGKELEEKARIIAGQTLKEALHGITLEELSIGQEVLKKVFYNTKD, from the coding sequence ATGATAGAGCAATTCAACTTCGACATCCGGCTTATTTTTGCCATATTGAATGGTAAGGTTTCTGCGGCAATCAACCGTAAACTGTACCGCAACTTCCGTCAGAACGGTCTGGAAATCAGTCCGGAGCAGTGGACTGTACTTATTTTCCTGTGGGAAAAAGACGGTGTGACGCAACAAGAGTTGTGCAATGCAACTTTTAAGGACAAGCCCAGCATGACCCGTTTGATTGACAATATGGAACGGCAACACCTCGTTGTACGCATCTCTGATAAAAAAGACCGCCGCACCAACCTCATCCACCTCACCAAAGACGGGAAAGAGCTGGAAGAAAAAGCACGTATCATCGCCGGGCAGACTTTGAAGGAAGCACTTCACGGCATTACGCTTGAGGAACTAAGCATCGGACAGGAAGTATTGAAAAAGGTATTCTACAACACGAAGGATTAG
- a CDS encoding sensor histidine kinase, with protein sequence MKKSTIWILGIVMGLSFLSLLYLQVSYIEEMMKTRKEQFDSAVRNSLDQVSKDVEYAETQRWLIEDVSDAERKALIENNASLQQNDLVQQTQRFTMKSKDGKVYTDFELKVMTTKPSELPKAMISPYRGTKTIPETSRSLIEAIKNRYMYQRELLNEVVWQMIYRASDKSIGDRVRFGDLNGYLKSNLYNNGIDLPFHFMVIDKDGREVYRCADYDGKGSDEFYQQALFKNDPPAKMSVLKVHFPGRRDYLFDSISFMIPSLIFTMVLLVTFIFTIYIVFRQKKLTEMKNDFINNMTHEFKTPISTISLAAQMLKDPAVGKSPQMFQHISGVINDETKRLRFQVEKVLQMSMFDRQKSTLKMKEIDANELITGVINTFTLKVERYNGKITSNLEATDPVIFADEMHITNVIFNLMDNAVKYKKPEEDLELKVRTWNESGKLMISIQDNGIGIKKENLKKIFEKFYRVHTGNLHDVKGFGLGLAYVKKIIVEHKGTIRAESDLNVGTKFIIALPLLKNN encoded by the coding sequence ATGAAGAAGTCAACAATTTGGATATTAGGTATTGTAATGGGGCTTTCTTTCCTCAGTTTACTGTATTTACAGGTCAGTTATATAGAGGAAATGATGAAAACCCGTAAGGAACAGTTTGATTCGGCTGTACGCAATAGCCTGGATCAGGTTTCTAAGGATGTGGAATATGCAGAAACGCAACGTTGGTTAATTGAAGATGTTTCTGATGCTGAACGGAAGGCTTTGATTGAGAACAACGCTTCATTGCAGCAGAATGATTTAGTTCAGCAGACGCAGCGGTTTACGATGAAGTCTAAAGATGGAAAGGTATATACGGATTTTGAATTGAAAGTGATGACTACCAAACCATCCGAACTTCCGAAAGCGATGATTTCTCCTTATAGAGGAACCAAAACGATTCCGGAAACCTCGCGCTCGTTGATAGAGGCTATCAAAAACCGATATATGTATCAGCGTGAATTGCTTAATGAAGTGGTTTGGCAGATGATTTATCGGGCAAGTGACAAGTCTATTGGAGATAGAGTAAGGTTTGGTGACTTGAACGGTTATCTGAAATCGAACCTATATAATAATGGTATAGACTTACCTTTTCACTTTATGGTGATTGATAAGGATGGACGGGAAGTCTACCGTTGTGCGGATTATGACGGAAAGGGGAGTGATGAATTCTATCAGCAGGCATTGTTCAAGAACGATCCACCTGCTAAGATGAGTGTACTGAAAGTGCATTTCCCGGGAAGAAGAGATTATCTTTTTGATTCGATCAGCTTCATGATTCCGTCGTTGATATTTACAATGGTATTGTTAGTGACATTCATCTTTACGATTTATATCGTATTCCGTCAGAAGAAGTTGACAGAAATGAAGAATGACTTCATCAACAATATGACACACGAATTTAAAACACCGATATCCACCATTTCGTTGGCAGCACAGATGCTGAAAGACCCTGCAGTGGGAAAATCACCGCAGATGTTCCAGCATATATCGGGAGTGATAAATGATGAAACCAAGCGCTTGCGCTTCCAGGTAGAGAAGGTACTCCAAATGTCGATGTTCGACCGTCAGAAGTCGACTTTGAAGATGAAGGAGATTGATGCGAATGAACTGATAACGGGAGTTATCAATACATTTACCCTGAAAGTGGAAAGATATAATGGTAAGATAACATCGAACCTTGAGGCCACTGATCCTGTTATATTTGCAGATGAGATGCATATCACCAATGTAATCTTTAATCTGATGGACAACGCGGTGAAATATAAGAAACCGGAAGAGGATCTGGAACTGAAAGTGAGAACATGGAATGAATCGGGTAAACTGATGATTTCGATACAGGATAACGGTATCGGCATCAAGAAGGAAAACCTGAAAAAGATATTTGAAAAGTTCTATCGTGTACATACGGGTAATCTGCACGATGTGAAGGGCTTTGGACTGGGATTGGCTTATGTGAAGAAGATTATCGTCGAGCATAAGGGAACCATCCGGGCAGAAAGCGACCTGAACGTGGGAACTAAATTTATTATTGCATTACCTTTATTAAAAAATAATTGA
- the rpsR gene encoding 30S ribosomal protein S18 yields the protein MAQQTQSEIRYLTPPSVDVKKKKYCRFKKSGIRYIDYKDPEFLKKFLNEQGKILPRRITGTSLKFQRRIAQAVKRARHLALLPYVTDMMK from the coding sequence ATGGCACAACAGACTCAATCAGAAATCAGATATTTAACTCCGCCGTCAGTAGACGTTAAGAAGAAAAAATACTGCCGTTTCAAAAAGAGCGGTATTCGTTACATCGACTACAAAGATCCTGAATTCTTGAAGAAATTCTTGAATGAACAAGGTAAAATCCTTCCGCGTCGTATCACAGGTACTTCTTTGAAGTTCCAACGTCGTATCGCGCAGGCTGTGAAGAGAGCTCGTCACTTGGCATTACTGCCTTATGTAACTGACATGATGAAATAA
- a CDS encoding Gfo/Idh/MocA family protein, with protein sequence MDTQSAVDTKVKVGIIGFGRMGRFYWEAMRKSGRWNIAYICDTDPESRQLAKELSPESLIVENNQCIFEDESVQVVGLFTLADSRMEQIEKAIRYGKHIISEKPVADTMENEWKVVEMTENSNLISTVNLYLRNSWYHKQMKEYIQKGEIGELAIIRICHMTPGLAPGEGHEYEGPAFHDCGMHYVDIARWYAGCDYRTWNAQGVNMWNYKDPWWVQCHGTFQNGVVFDITQGFVYGQLSKDQTHNSYVDIIGTKGVVRMTHDFNTAVVDLHGVNQTLRVEQPFGGKNIDVLCDLFADSVVTGQRSPRLPLMRDSAIASEYAWTFLKDTRTHDLPAIGNLRTLEQIRERRRNMKNGYGLLHSNLPQITNP encoded by the coding sequence ATGGACACGCAATCTGCAGTAGACACAAAAGTCAAGGTCGGTATAATCGGTTTCGGTAGAATGGGAAGATTCTATTGGGAAGCGATGCGGAAAAGTGGGCGATGGAATATTGCTTATATTTGTGATACCGATCCGGAATCACGTCAATTAGCTAAAGAATTATCTCCGGAATCTCTTATAGTAGAAAATAATCAATGTATTTTTGAGGATGAAAGTGTGCAAGTTGTCGGACTTTTCACTTTGGCAGACTCACGAATGGAGCAGATTGAAAAAGCCATCCGCTACGGAAAACATATTATTTCAGAAAAACCTGTTGCGGATACGATGGAGAATGAGTGGAAGGTCGTGGAAATGACGGAAAACTCAAATCTTATTTCTACCGTGAACCTGTATCTGCGAAATTCCTGGTATCATAAACAGATGAAGGAATATATTCAAAAAGGAGAAATCGGGGAGTTGGCTATTATCCGTATCTGCCATATGACTCCCGGACTGGCACCGGGCGAAGGTCACGAATATGAAGGACCCGCCTTCCATGATTGCGGAATGCACTATGTAGACATTGCCCGTTGGTATGCCGGATGCGATTACCGGACATGGAATGCGCAAGGAGTGAATATGTGGAATTATAAAGATCCCTGGTGGGTGCAATGCCACGGTACTTTTCAGAATGGTGTAGTCTTTGATATTACCCAAGGCTTTGTTTATGGACAATTGTCTAAAGACCAGACACATAATTCATACGTAGATATAATCGGAACGAAAGGTGTGGTGCGCATGACGCATGACTTCAATACTGCTGTGGTCGATCTGCACGGGGTGAATCAGACACTTCGGGTGGAGCAGCCTTTCGGTGGCAAGAATATCGACGTATTATGCGACTTGTTTGCTGATTCGGTAGTGACCGGACAACGTAGTCCTCGCCTGCCGCTAATGCGTGATTCGGCCATTGCATCCGAATATGCATGGACATTCCTGAAAGATACACGTACACATGATCTGCCGGCTATCGGTAATCTGCGCACGTTGGAACAAATTCGTGAACGGAGAAGAAATATGAAAAATGGATATGGGTTGCTGCACAGTAATCTTCCACAAATAACGAACCCTTAA
- the rprY gene encoding response regulator transcription factor RprY — translation MDEKLRILLCEDDENLGMLLREYLQAKGYSAELFPDGEAGYKAFLKNKYDLCVFDVMMPKKDGFTLAQDVRAANAEIPIIFLTAKTLKEDILEGFKIGADDYITKPFSMEELTFRIEAILRRVRGKKNKESNIYKIGKFTFDTQKQILASEGKQTKLTTKESELLGLLCAHANEILQRDFALKTIWIDDNYFNARSMDVYITKLRKHLKEDDSIEIINIHGKGYKLITPEVES, via the coding sequence ATGGACGAGAAACTGCGTATTTTATTATGCGAGGATGACGAAAATCTTGGCATGCTTTTAAGAGAATATTTACAGGCAAAAGGTTATTCTGCTGAGTTATTTCCTGATGGCGAAGCCGGTTATAAGGCTTTCTTGAAGAATAAATATGACTTGTGCGTGTTTGACGTAATGATGCCTAAGAAAGATGGCTTCACTCTGGCACAAGATGTCCGTGCGGCGAATGCTGAAATTCCTATTATCTTCCTGACGGCTAAGACGCTGAAAGAAGATATCCTGGAAGGATTTAAGATTGGTGCGGATGATTATATCACCAAACCTTTCAGCATGGAAGAATTGACGTTCAGAATTGAAGCAATCCTGAGACGTGTTCGCGGAAAGAAGAACAAAGAAAGTAATATCTATAAGATCGGTAAGTTTACTTTCGATACCCAGAAACAAATTCTGGCTTCGGAAGGCAAGCAGACTAAGCTGACTACAAAAGAATCTGAATTGCTCGGATTGCTTTGCGCTCACGCTAATGAGATTCTGCAACGTGACTTCGCGTTGAAGACTATCTGGATTGATGATAACTATTTCAATGCCCGCAGTATGGACGTGTATATCACGAAACTGCGTAAGCACCTGAAAGAAGATGACTCTATCGAAATTATCAACATCCACGGAAAAGGCTATAAGCTAATCACGCCGGAAGTTGAATCTTAA
- a CDS encoding DUF6377 domain-containing protein yields MKLNNCFLKKKFLLLLIALGIGSILYANNELKLLTDSLRRVIDEKHIFVQKKEDRINRIKCMLKSPGLTLEGEYRINLRLYDEYKKFHIDSAIHYVDRNIEISRQLNKTYLINQSSLNLSFLYSMCGRFREAEIILKSIRSSELPKDLLIVYYQTYASFWGHYSISVANNLYGKQQSAYQDSLFALIDHTSLDYRMYQASYYIWRDTIKSKEIFKELLEIEEVGTPTYAMITHSYSGLCRHQKKYDEAKKYLILSAIADTRNATRENASLQALALIQYEEQNLADAFKFTQSAIDDVISSGIHFRAIEIYKFNAIINTAYQTEQARSRSNLTTFLISTSIILFLLVLLVICIYIQMKKILRIKQALAQSNEKLLRLNDKLNHMNNQLNDTNNQLCEISNVKEHYIAEFFDVCFSYISKMEKYQNTLYKYAINKYYEELIKKLKSSALIDEELTALYARFDKVFLGLYPTFVSDFNALLKDEEKIILKPDALLNRELRIYALLRLGITDSGKIANFLRCSTSTVYNYRTKMRNKAAVDRDEFENEIMKISSTQEK; encoded by the coding sequence ATGAAACTCAACAATTGTTTTTTGAAGAAGAAATTTTTGCTTCTACTGATTGCTTTAGGAATCGGTAGTATTCTTTATGCGAACAATGAGTTGAAACTATTGACTGATTCTTTGCGCAGGGTGATAGATGAAAAACATATCTTTGTCCAAAAGAAAGAGGATAGAATCAACCGGATAAAATGTATGTTGAAAAGCCCCGGTTTGACACTTGAGGGAGAGTATAGGATAAATCTTCGGTTGTATGACGAATATAAAAAATTTCATATTGATTCTGCCATTCATTATGTCGATCGCAATATTGAAATCTCCCGTCAGTTGAATAAAACCTATTTAATCAATCAGTCGTCTTTGAATCTGAGTTTTTTATATTCGATGTGTGGCAGGTTTAGGGAGGCGGAAATAATATTGAAGAGCATAAGGTCATCAGAACTTCCCAAAGATTTGTTGATTGTTTATTATCAGACTTATGCTAGTTTTTGGGGACATTATTCTATCTCGGTTGCCAACAACCTGTATGGAAAACAACAATCAGCTTATCAGGATTCGCTATTTGCTCTCATCGATCACACTTCTTTAGATTATAGAATGTATCAGGCATCTTATTATATATGGCGGGATACCATAAAATCGAAAGAGATTTTCAAGGAATTGCTGGAAATAGAGGAGGTGGGAACACCTACCTATGCTATGATTACTCATTCGTATTCGGGATTATGCAGGCATCAGAAGAAATATGATGAGGCGAAAAAATACCTGATATTATCTGCTATTGCCGATACCCGGAATGCAACGAGGGAAAATGCTTCTCTGCAAGCTCTTGCATTGATACAGTATGAAGAGCAGAATTTAGCTGATGCATTCAAGTTTACACAGTCTGCTATTGACGATGTAATATCTTCGGGTATTCATTTCAGGGCAATTGAAATTTATAAGTTTAATGCCATTATTAATACTGCTTATCAGACAGAGCAGGCCAGGTCCAGGTCGAATTTGACTACCTTTCTTATTTCTACAAGTATTATCCTATTTCTTTTAGTCTTGTTGGTGATATGTATTTATATTCAGATGAAGAAGATTTTAAGGATTAAGCAGGCATTGGCGCAGAGTAATGAGAAACTCTTGAGATTGAACGATAAGCTGAACCATATGAATAACCAACTGAATGATACGAACAATCAGTTGTGCGAAATTAGTAATGTAAAGGAGCATTATATTGCTGAATTTTTCGATGTTTGTTTTAGTTATATCAGTAAGATGGAGAAATATCAGAATACATTGTATAAGTATGCGATTAATAAATACTATGAGGAATTGATTAAGAAATTGAAATCATCCGCACTTATTGATGAAGAACTAACTGCCTTATATGCTCGTTTCGATAAAGTATTTTTGGGGTTGTATCCGACTTTCGTTTCTGATTTTAATGCTTTGCTGAAAGATGAGGAGAAAATTATCCTGAAACCGGATGCACTTTTGAACCGGGAACTTCGCATTTATGCCCTCTTGCGTTTGGGGATTACGGACAGCGGAAAGATAGCCAATTTCCTTCGTTGCTCTACAAGTACGGTGTACAACTATCGTACGAAAATGAGAAATAAAGCGGCAGTAGACAGAGACGAATTTGAGAATGAAATTATGAAAATAAGTTCAACTCAGGAGAAATAG